From a single Gimesia fumaroli genomic region:
- a CDS encoding ASCH domain-containing protein, producing MTRPIKHPDKRLPALGIRQPWAELILRGIKTIEIRSSQTNIRGPIYVYASKKLAKTSHAELATEQAEINVEELPTGVLIGTVEIVDSFPVSKQHAAAAGVPANLLKGKFGWELAKPKRLQKLIVPDYLPYGVWFYPFLRKQTGTRKKS from the coding sequence ATGACAAGACCTATCAAGCATCCTGATAAAAGGCTGCCTGCACTGGGAATCCGACAGCCTTGGGCGGAACTGATTTTGCGTGGTATTAAAACAATCGAAATCCGTTCCAGCCAGACGAACATTCGCGGCCCGATTTATGTTTATGCATCGAAGAAGCTGGCAAAAACGTCTCATGCTGAACTTGCTACTGAGCAGGCAGAGATCAATGTAGAAGAACTTCCTACCGGCGTGTTGATCGGTACGGTGGAGATTGTGGATTCATTTCCCGTTAGCAAACAACATGCTGCCGCTGCAGGAGTGCCTGCCAACTTACTAAAAGGAAAATTTGGCTGGGAACTCGCAAAACCGAAACGTTTGCAGAAACTCATCGTGCCTGACTATCTGCCGTATGGGGTCTGGTTTTATCCTTTTTTACGCAAACAGACAGGCACGCGAAAGAAATCCTGA
- the nadC gene encoding carboxylating nicotinate-nucleotide diphosphorylase, with protein sequence MTAQFTEAQKTAANHLIKLSLEEDLQQTGDLTCQALIEKTDQAEIQIVARQTGVLAGTPLTSLIFSNLDPEVVCTDHLSDGNPLEPGSIITTCTGPLASILIGERTVLNFLTHLSGVASLTSKYVKAVEGTKAVILDTRKTLPGWRILEKYAVAAGGGTNHRMGLYDGILIKDNHLAAWATRNSHPSIAAAIKQARESVNGEKGIEVEVDTLDQLADALEAEPEIVLLDNMPPEILKQAIQMRNEQSPNTLLEASGGINLETVRSVAETGVERISVGALTHSSIALDLGFDWKRRK encoded by the coding sequence GTGACCGCACAATTCACCGAGGCTCAGAAAACTGCAGCAAATCATTTGATCAAATTGAGTCTGGAAGAAGATCTGCAACAAACGGGCGATTTGACCTGCCAAGCACTGATTGAAAAGACAGATCAGGCAGAGATCCAGATTGTGGCCCGACAAACGGGAGTCTTGGCCGGTACTCCTTTGACGTCTCTCATCTTTTCTAATCTGGATCCGGAAGTGGTTTGCACAGATCACCTGTCTGATGGAAATCCTCTTGAGCCGGGCTCGATCATTACCACCTGTACCGGCCCCCTTGCCTCAATTCTGATTGGCGAACGGACAGTACTTAACTTTCTGACGCACCTGAGTGGAGTTGCCTCTCTCACTTCTAAATATGTGAAAGCCGTCGAAGGAACCAAGGCGGTGATCCTGGATACGCGAAAAACGCTACCCGGCTGGCGGATCCTCGAAAAGTATGCTGTGGCGGCCGGCGGAGGAACCAATCATCGGATGGGACTCTATGATGGTATTTTAATCAAAGACAATCATCTGGCAGCCTGGGCCACACGTAACTCACACCCCTCGATCGCAGCCGCTATCAAACAGGCGCGAGAATCAGTCAACGGAGAAAAAGGTATCGAGGTCGAAGTGGATACACTCGATCAACTGGCAGACGCCTTAGAGGCAGAACCCGAAATTGTTTTACTGGACAACATGCCTCCTGAAATATTAAAACAGGCAATCCAAATGCGAAATGAACAATCGCCGAACACACTACTCGAAGCTTCAGGCGGTATCAATCTGGAAACCGTTCGTAGTGTCGCAGAAACGGGTGTGGAACGAATCAGCGTAGGAGCACTCACCCATTCTTCAATCGCCCTCGATTTAGGATTCGACTGGAAACGCCGCAAGTGA
- a CDS encoding ArnT family glycosyltransferase codes for MNKPAAQDPASSLFEDRPIVLRSALVWLLLFFIVFISFTLPNSNPATSRWDVLTHLPYLLLDLVDPLPIENPPPSGWSYFSQRFPLIGIALAILAGAWGLGQIITRLVKIPLAPFSAERTVFAYGVGLSAVSLLTLGGGLLGILSQWLCYLILIFFGVTGALFACSESKLKTGTALPWKFSLPDTITHEVLFRAGCCLLIAPFVLSMFLGSMLPSTDFDVLEYHFGGPKEFYQQGYISFLSHNVYTSFPFLTEMLILLGMTLKSDWLTGAQAGKLVLMSFSLFTALGVFATARRWFGPNAGWLAATIFLTTPWTYRISIIAYTEGGLSFYLMASLLSLILTIQVLRIWSAPSDETSTSEDARSSLWSYACLTGLLSGSAMACKYPGVLSAVIPLGLALLGFSWWLLKDKKQLRTAVTLKLAAIFSIGTLLAVGPWLLKNLVETGNPVYPLLYSVFGGVDLNEQLNIKWKNGHGMEPLGLTYLANNVIDVTMIPVVSVLAGIGATWSSKQLWKVGLTIAIFAAFLFNLTIATSALSGNNTYLNELSYSRKLATSITGPEIMQLNQMKLGAKQVVLSVGDAELFYAEFPVIYNTVFDHEIFQQWTAKPESDIPNELLSLKPAKEIKQKFKEEHIVYVYVNWAEILRYRLTYGFTSYVTPPRFEQLVKEGVLEPPLLNRYSYRKFDSFRTDEQKEILTWAPELIVEREGERYFITAQIFPVAP; via the coding sequence ATGAATAAACCAGCCGCACAGGACCCTGCCAGTTCTCTGTTCGAGGATCGCCCGATCGTCCTGCGCAGCGCACTAGTCTGGTTATTGCTATTTTTCATCGTTTTTATCAGCTTTACACTTCCCAACAGTAACCCCGCTACAAGCCGCTGGGATGTATTAACACATCTCCCCTATCTGTTACTGGATCTGGTTGATCCACTCCCCATAGAAAACCCACCTCCATCAGGCTGGTCTTATTTCTCTCAGCGTTTCCCTTTAATCGGAATTGCTTTGGCCATACTGGCAGGAGCCTGGGGATTGGGTCAGATCATTACAAGATTGGTCAAAATCCCACTAGCTCCATTTTCAGCAGAGCGAACCGTATTCGCTTATGGCGTGGGGCTCTCTGCTGTTTCACTGCTCACTTTGGGAGGGGGACTACTCGGAATTTTATCCCAATGGCTCTGCTATCTGATACTGATCTTTTTTGGAGTCACTGGAGCTCTTTTCGCTTGTAGTGAGTCAAAATTAAAAACCGGGACTGCGCTACCCTGGAAATTTTCTCTACCAGACACCATCACGCATGAAGTACTCTTTCGTGCCGGCTGTTGTTTGCTGATCGCCCCGTTTGTACTCAGCATGTTTCTGGGATCCATGCTCCCCTCAACTGACTTTGATGTATTGGAATACCACTTTGGTGGACCAAAAGAATTCTACCAGCAAGGCTATATCAGCTTTCTGTCACACAACGTTTATACTAGTTTCCCCTTTCTAACTGAGATGTTGATCTTACTGGGAATGACACTGAAATCTGACTGGCTGACAGGTGCACAAGCAGGAAAGCTGGTCCTGATGAGTTTTTCCCTGTTCACGGCACTGGGAGTATTTGCCACAGCACGGCGCTGGTTTGGTCCAAATGCGGGTTGGCTCGCAGCAACGATCTTCCTGACAACTCCTTGGACCTATCGCATTTCAATCATTGCCTATACCGAGGGAGGACTCTCCTTTTACTTGATGGCCAGCCTGCTAAGCCTGATTCTGACGATACAGGTACTTAGGATCTGGTCTGCACCAAGTGATGAAACATCAACATCAGAAGACGCACGCTCGTCCTTATGGAGCTATGCGTGCCTGACCGGTCTGTTATCCGGTTCTGCAATGGCTTGTAAATACCCCGGGGTTCTGTCAGCCGTCATTCCCCTGGGGCTGGCCCTGCTGGGTTTCAGTTGGTGGCTGCTGAAAGACAAAAAACAATTACGAACAGCTGTCACACTCAAACTAGCAGCCATTTTCTCTATCGGCACTTTACTTGCCGTTGGTCCGTGGCTGTTAAAAAATCTCGTAGAGACTGGCAACCCCGTCTATCCACTACTCTATTCTGTGTTTGGCGGTGTTGATTTGAACGAACAACTCAACATCAAATGGAAAAATGGACATGGAATGGAACCGCTTGGCCTGACGTATCTGGCAAATAATGTCATTGACGTCACCATGATTCCCGTTGTTTCAGTCCTGGCAGGTATCGGCGCCACCTGGAGTTCGAAGCAACTCTGGAAAGTCGGGCTCACGATCGCGATCTTTGCTGCATTTCTATTTAATCTCACCATCGCCACCAGTGCACTCAGTGGCAATAACACTTATCTGAATGAATTAAGCTATTCACGAAAACTGGCCACTTCCATCACCGGGCCAGAAATCATGCAATTGAATCAAATGAAGCTGGGGGCGAAGCAGGTGGTACTCTCTGTGGGTGATGCAGAACTGTTTTATGCTGAGTTCCCTGTGATCTATAATACAGTTTTCGACCATGAGATATTCCAACAGTGGACGGCGAAACCGGAATCAGATATCCCGAATGAGTTACTCTCGTTGAAACCTGCCAAAGAGATCAAGCAGAAATTCAAGGAAGAACATATCGTTTATGTCTATGTAAACTGGGCGGAAATACTCCGGTATCGGCTCACTTATGGCTTTACCAGCTACGTCACACCACCCCGGTTTGAACAGCTCGTGAAAGAAGGCGTGCTGGAACCCCCGTTACTAAACCGATACAGTTATCGAAAATTCGATTCATTCAGAACAGATGAACAAAAAGAAATACTGACATGGGCTCCGGAACTGATTGTTGAGCGAGAAGGCGAGCGCTACTTCATCACAGCGCAAATCTTTCCGGTAGCTCCCTGA
- the trpA gene encoding tryptophan synthase subunit alpha — protein sequence MTTLISDKFAQLKSENRMAFMPFITAGDPDLETTVAVLKELAQRGVDLIEVGFPYSDPIADGPVIQESYTRALNNGFHVHDLFEALKALSEDSSVTLPPLVGMVSYAIIFRYGAEKFLQEAEAAGFSGLIVPDLPGDEAPEFAEKTKTANLDLVQLVSPLTPEDRTKRIVQAASGFIYCISVAGTTGVRDELPEELTAHLKSLRNLTDLPLAVGFGISQPKHVDTLRGKADGFIIGSAIVKQFAAFSDPSQTVKDVITAIGDYAAEMVAATKG from the coding sequence GTGACCACATTAATCTCTGATAAATTTGCGCAGTTAAAATCGGAAAACCGCATGGCCTTCATGCCTTTCATCACAGCCGGTGATCCCGATCTTGAAACCACAGTCGCCGTGCTGAAAGAACTGGCCCAGCGGGGTGTGGATCTGATTGAGGTAGGTTTCCCCTATAGTGATCCCATCGCAGATGGTCCGGTGATTCAAGAATCGTACACCCGTGCTTTAAATAACGGGTTCCATGTGCATGACCTGTTCGAAGCACTGAAAGCACTGTCGGAAGATTCTTCTGTCACTCTGCCGCCTTTGGTAGGCATGGTATCTTATGCGATTATCTTCCGGTACGGCGCTGAGAAATTTTTACAGGAAGCAGAAGCCGCCGGCTTTTCCGGATTGATTGTCCCTGACCTGCCCGGCGATGAAGCACCGGAATTCGCTGAGAAAACCAAAACGGCCAACCTCGATCTGGTCCAACTCGTTTCACCGTTAACGCCAGAAGATCGTACGAAACGCATTGTGCAAGCCGCCAGTGGATTTATCTACTGTATCTCGGTTGCCGGAACGACCGGAGTCCGCGATGAGCTTCCCGAGGAATTGACCGCGCATCTGAAATCATTGCGCAATCTGACAGATCTGCCGCTGGCCGTTGGCTTTGGAATCAGTCAACCCAAGCATGTCGACACCTTGCGCGGCAAAGCAGATGGCTTCATCATCGGTTCCGCCATCGTAAAACAATTCGCTGCATTTTCTGACCCCAGTCAAACCGTCAAAGATGTGATTACAGCGATCGGCGATTACGCGGCTGAAATGGTAGCAGCGACAAAGGGTTAA
- the ald gene encoding alanine dehydrogenase, protein MIIGVPREIKQDEYRVALIPVGAEELTAAGHTVLVEKGAGLGSGISDELYEENGAEIVNSAEEVFARSDLVIKVKEPQPVEWALLKSGQLLFTYFHFAADVALTCGFLETGATAIAYETLEGRNGQLPLLTPMSEVAGRMSIQEGAKYLERPQLGRGILLGGVPGVPPAHIVILGGGVVGKNAAQIAAGFQADVVILDVNVDRLRYLEDIMPANVNTLYSDRHNIRAELELADLVIGAVLIPGARAPMLVPQSALKMMKPGAVLIDVAVDQGGCVETSHPTTHSDPTFVVDGVVHYCVANMPGAVGRTSTYALCNVTLPYALKLARLGLEAACAQDHGLLTAVNIHQGQVTNHAVAETFGLEWNEFLPS, encoded by the coding sequence ATGATTATTGGGGTGCCACGTGAAATCAAGCAGGATGAATATCGTGTTGCTTTGATACCGGTGGGGGCAGAGGAGCTGACGGCTGCAGGACATACAGTGTTGGTGGAAAAGGGGGCTGGTCTGGGAAGCGGAATTTCTGACGAACTCTATGAAGAGAATGGGGCTGAAATTGTAAACTCTGCTGAAGAAGTCTTTGCCCGCTCCGATCTGGTCATCAAAGTCAAAGAGCCCCAACCAGTGGAATGGGCATTATTAAAGTCGGGGCAACTACTGTTTACCTACTTCCACTTTGCAGCCGATGTAGCATTGACGTGCGGTTTTCTGGAGACTGGAGCGACCGCAATTGCGTATGAAACACTGGAGGGGCGGAACGGACAATTACCGTTATTGACGCCCATGAGTGAAGTGGCCGGCCGAATGAGCATTCAAGAAGGTGCTAAGTACCTGGAGCGCCCTCAATTAGGGCGGGGAATCCTATTGGGGGGAGTTCCTGGTGTGCCGCCCGCGCATATTGTCATACTCGGGGGTGGAGTCGTTGGAAAAAATGCAGCCCAGATTGCTGCCGGATTTCAGGCGGATGTTGTGATCCTGGACGTCAACGTGGATCGACTGCGATATCTGGAAGATATCATGCCCGCGAACGTGAATACCTTATACAGTGATCGGCATAATATTCGAGCGGAACTGGAATTAGCGGATTTGGTGATTGGTGCTGTGCTCATCCCCGGAGCCCGTGCACCGATGCTCGTTCCTCAATCGGCCCTGAAAATGATGAAACCGGGGGCCGTGCTGATTGATGTTGCCGTCGATCAGGGAGGCTGTGTGGAGACGTCTCATCCGACAACACATTCAGATCCGACCTTTGTTGTTGATGGCGTCGTACATTACTGTGTGGCCAATATGCCTGGTGCTGTGGGACGTACGAGTACTTACGCCCTCTGTAATGTCACGCTGCCGTACGCACTGAAACTGGCCAGGCTGGGGCTGGAAGCGGCTTGTGCCCAAGATCATGGATTACTCACCGCCGTCAATATCCATCAAGGGCAGGTTACGAACCACGCAGTCGCAGAGACCTTTGGTTTAGAGTGGAATGAATTTCTCCCTTCATAG
- the trpB gene encoding tryptophan synthase subunit beta produces MTTSLSNVPDSAGRFGEFGRRFVPETLMHALEELTQEYEKAKQDPSFQAELDDLLKNYVGRPNPLYFAERLTEHCGGAKIYLKREDLNHTGAHKINNTIGQALLTMRMGKKRVIAETGAGQHGVASAVACARFGLECIVYMGEEDIRRQKLNVFNMKMMGAEVRGVTSGSQTLRDAVNEAMRDWMSSVETTHYIIGSVIGPHPFPMMVRDFQSVIGKETRAQCLEQTGKLPDQVIACVGGGSNSAGMFYPFIDDESVKLTGVEAGGRGPEPGQHASTLSYGAKGVLHGSFGYVLQDDDGQTLDVHSISAGLDYPGVGPEHSYWKDSGRVNYTAITDDEALAGFQTMAKLEGIIPAIESSHAIAQALKVAGDANPDEIIVVCLSGRGDKDVNEVARLIGRDI; encoded by the coding sequence ATGACAACCAGCTTATCGAACGTGCCTGATTCTGCAGGTCGCTTTGGGGAATTTGGACGCCGCTTTGTCCCGGAAACATTGATGCATGCCTTGGAAGAACTGACCCAGGAATATGAGAAAGCCAAACAGGATCCCAGCTTCCAGGCCGAACTGGATGACCTGTTAAAAAACTATGTCGGTCGACCGAATCCATTGTATTTTGCAGAACGCCTGACTGAACATTGCGGCGGCGCCAAAATTTATCTGAAACGAGAAGACCTCAATCATACGGGAGCCCACAAGATCAATAACACCATCGGTCAAGCCCTGTTAACCATGAGGATGGGCAAAAAACGAGTGATCGCAGAAACTGGTGCCGGCCAGCACGGCGTCGCCTCTGCAGTCGCATGTGCCCGCTTTGGCCTTGAATGTATTGTCTATATGGGTGAAGAAGATATTCGCCGTCAGAAGCTCAATGTGTTTAATATGAAAATGATGGGCGCGGAAGTACGTGGCGTGACCAGCGGTTCTCAGACTTTACGCGATGCGGTGAACGAAGCGATGCGCGACTGGATGTCGAGCGTTGAAACAACACATTACATTATCGGCTCCGTCATCGGGCCTCACCCATTCCCAATGATGGTCCGCGATTTTCAATCTGTTATCGGTAAAGAGACCCGTGCTCAATGTCTCGAACAAACAGGGAAACTTCCAGATCAGGTCATCGCCTGCGTGGGAGGCGGCTCTAACTCCGCAGGAATGTTCTATCCATTTATTGATGATGAATCCGTGAAGCTGACGGGAGTAGAAGCCGGCGGAAGAGGCCCCGAGCCAGGCCAGCATGCCAGCACTCTCAGCTACGGTGCCAAAGGAGTTCTGCACGGGAGCTTTGGATATGTCCTGCAGGATGATGATGGTCAAACGTTAGACGTGCATTCGATTTCCGCAGGTCTGGACTATCCGGGCGTTGGCCCCGAACACAGTTACTGGAAAGATTCGGGCCGCGTCAATTACACGGCGATCACCGATGACGAAGCACTGGCAGGCTTCCAGACAATGGCAAAACTGGAAGGCATCATCCCTGCGATTGAATCGTCCCACGCCATCGCCCAGGCATTGAAAGTCGCCGGTGATGCCAACCCCGATGAAATCATTGTCGTCTGTTTATCAGGTCGAGGCGATAAAGACGTGAATGAAGTCGCCCGCCTCATTGGACGGGATATTTAA
- a CDS encoding MBL fold metallo-hydrolase RNA specificity domain-containing protein, with protein MKISFLGAAGEVTGSQHLIETDSRRILLDCGLFQGHRQESYLKNSWFAYPPDSIDAVFLSHGHMDHCGNLPRLFSKGFRGPIFCTSATADIAEIMLKDSARIQAEDAKYLARKLKEKHPPIEPLYSEEDVDGVAKLFERLDYHEWHELGDDVKLRFLDAGHILGSAIIEMKIKDQREWRHLVFTGDLGRRNLPLLRDPETIEGCEVLISESTYGNRVHEKVSDIKEELYQILDEAYRVEGRVIIPAFSLGRTQQIIYYLNELYNEKRLPHIPIFVDSPLSTRLVSVFRHHLHEMDDEVQAMMEADKDPFGFALLDYVSTREQSIALNKRKGAFVVIAGSGMCENGRVRHHLKNGIDNIENTIVLMGYQAANTLGRRLQQRDPKVKIFDRYYKVKAKVVQLSGLSGHADVEDFKWWYAQSAKLGNIGQVFLVHGEPESAEALAALIRDECDLEPIIPHYQQSFEV; from the coding sequence ATGAAAATATCCTTTCTCGGAGCCGCTGGCGAAGTAACCGGTAGCCAGCATTTGATTGAGACTGATTCACGACGGATATTGCTGGACTGTGGATTATTTCAGGGGCACCGCCAAGAATCGTATTTAAAAAACAGCTGGTTTGCTTATCCGCCGGATTCGATCGATGCTGTCTTTTTATCGCATGGGCACATGGACCATTGTGGCAACCTGCCACGACTTTTTAGCAAAGGTTTTCGCGGACCGATCTTTTGTACGTCTGCGACGGCGGATATCGCTGAGATCATGTTGAAAGATAGTGCCCGGATACAGGCTGAAGACGCCAAGTATCTCGCGAGAAAATTAAAAGAGAAGCATCCGCCGATTGAACCCCTGTATTCCGAAGAGGATGTAGATGGGGTGGCAAAACTGTTTGAGCGTCTGGATTATCATGAATGGCATGAGTTAGGAGACGATGTCAAATTGCGTTTTCTGGATGCCGGGCACATTCTGGGGTCCGCCATTATTGAAATGAAAATCAAAGATCAACGGGAATGGCGGCACCTTGTTTTTACTGGTGACCTGGGACGACGGAATTTACCTTTACTCAGGGATCCAGAGACGATTGAAGGTTGCGAAGTCTTAATTTCAGAAAGCACCTACGGAAACCGCGTGCATGAAAAGGTATCGGATATCAAAGAGGAATTGTATCAGATCCTTGATGAGGCCTATCGTGTTGAAGGACGTGTGATAATACCGGCCTTCAGTTTGGGGCGGACTCAACAGATAATTTATTATTTGAATGAACTGTATAACGAAAAACGTCTGCCACACATTCCCATTTTTGTTGACAGTCCCCTTTCCACAAGGCTGGTTTCCGTCTTTCGACATCATCTTCATGAAATGGATGACGAAGTTCAGGCGATGATGGAAGCCGACAAAGACCCCTTCGGATTTGCATTACTCGACTATGTTTCAACACGCGAACAAAGTATCGCCCTCAATAAGCGGAAAGGCGCCTTTGTTGTGATTGCTGGGAGTGGAATGTGCGAAAACGGTCGTGTGCGGCACCATCTGAAAAACGGTATCGACAATATTGAAAATACAATTGTTTTAATGGGATACCAGGCGGCGAATACATTAGGCAGACGTTTACAGCAACGGGATCCCAAGGTGAAAATCTTTGATCGATATTACAAGGTGAAGGCCAAGGTCGTTCAACTAAGTGGACTGTCAGGTCATGCCGATGTGGAAGATTTCAAATGGTGGTATGCACAGTCAGCAAAACTTGGAAATATTGGCCAGGTCTTTCTGGTGCATGGCGAACCCGAATCGGCAGAAGCACTGGCGGCTTTAATTCGTGATGAGTGTGATTTGGAACCCATTATTCCCCACTATCAACAATCTTTTGAAGTTTGA